In Lepus europaeus isolate LE1 chromosome 22, mLepTim1.pri, whole genome shotgun sequence, the following are encoded in one genomic region:
- the PPM1A gene encoding protein phosphatase 1A, with protein MEEVEFEPDFILFSVSREEEHGIPVKEADLSKELEDPDIMGAFLDKPKMEKHNAQGQGNGLRYGLSSMQGWRVEMEDAHTAVIGLPSGLETWSFFAVYDGHAGSQVAKYCCEHLLDHITNNQDFKGSAGAPSVENVKNGIRTGFLEIDEHMRVMSEKKHGADRSGSTAVGVLISPQHTYFINCGDSRGLLCRNRKVHFFTQDHKPSNPLEKERIQNAGGSVMIQRVNGSLAVSRALGDFDYKCVHGKGPTEQLVSPEPEVHDIERSEEDDQFIILACDGIWDVMGNEELCDFVRSRLEVTDDLEKVCNEVVDTCLYKGSRDNMSVILICFPNAPKVSPEAVKKEAELDKYLECRVEEILKKQGEGVPDLVHVMRTLASENIPSLPPGGELASKRNVIEAVYNRLNPYKNDDTDSTSTDDMW; from the exons ATGGAAGAGGTAGAATTTGAGCCAGACTTTATACTGTTTTCTGTAagcagagaggaggagcatgggatTCCAGTGAAGGAGGCTGACTTGAGTAAAG AACTAGAGGATCCAGACATAATGGGAGCATTTTTAGACAAGCCAAAGATGGAAAAGCATAATGCCCAGGGGCAGGGTAATGGGTTGCGATATGGGCTCAGCAGCATGCAAGGTTGGCGCGTTGAAATGGAGGATGCACACACGGCTGTGATCGGTTTGCCAAGTGGACTTGAAACGTGGTCATTCTTTGCTGTGTATGATGGGCATGCTGGTTCTCAGGTTGCCAAgtactgctgtgagcatttgttAGATCACATCACCAATAACCAGGACTTTAAAGGGTCTGCAGGAGCACCTTCTGTGGAAAATGTCAAGAATGGGATCAGAACAGGTTTTCTGGAGATTGATGAACACATGCGAGTTATGTCCGAGAAGAAGCACGGTGCAGATAGGAGTGGGTCAACAGCGGTGGGGGTCTTAATTTCACCGCAGCACACTTACTTCATTAACTGTGGAGACTCAAGAGGTTTACTTTGTAGGAACAGGAAAGTTCACTTCTTCACACAAGATCACAAACCAAGTAATCCGCTGGAAAAAGAACGAATTCAGAATGCAGGTGGCTCTGTAATGATTCAGCGTGTGAATGGCTCTCTGGCTGTATCGAGGGCTCTTGGGGATTTTGATTACAAGTGTGTCCATGGAAAAGGTCCTACAGAGCAGCTTGTCTCGCCAGAGCCGGAAGTCCATGACATTGAAAGATCAGAAGAAGACGATCAGTTCATTATCCTTGCATGTGATGGTATCTGGGATGTCATGGGAAACGAAGAGCTCTGTGATTTTGTAAGATCCAGACTTGAAGTCACTGATGACCTTGAGAAAGTTTGCAATGAAGTAGTCGACACCTGTTTGTATAAG GGAAGTCGAGACAACATGAGTGTGATTTTGATCTGTTTTCCAAATGCACCCAAAGTGTCACCAGAAGCGGTGAAGAAGGAGGCAGAGTTGGACAAGTACCTGGAATGCAGAGTAGAAG AAATCCTAAAGAAGCAGGGGGAAGGCGTCCCGGACTTAGTCCACGTGATGCGCACATTAGCCAGCGAGAAcatccccagcctccctccaggGGGCGAATTGGCCAGCAA gcgGAATGTAattgaagccgtttacaatagaCTGAATCCTTACAAAAACGATGACACT GACTCTACATCAACTGATGATATGTGGTAA